The following proteins are encoded in a genomic region of Nocardioides renjunii:
- the thrB gene encoding homoserine kinase, with the protein MPTFVDGPVRVSVPATSANLGPGYDTLGLALSLRDELEAEVLPDGLVVDVAGAGADAVPRDESHLVVRSMRAAFALMGEQPPGLRLSCRNVIPHARGLGSSSAAIVAGVVLARALVAGGQLLASDDALFELAADLEGHPDNVAPAFYGGFVISGREDGRWYAVRAGVDPRVTAVVYVPPTGVETVVARGLLPGSVPHADAAANSGRAALLVAALTGQPEHLLAATRDWLHQDQREPAMPETLALVRRLRSHGVPAVVSGAGPTVLAFGTTDTAPLTQRCPDGWACHDLAIEPSGAVLLT; encoded by the coding sequence GTGCCGACCTTCGTCGACGGCCCGGTGCGGGTGAGCGTCCCGGCCACCTCGGCGAACCTCGGCCCCGGCTACGACACGCTCGGCCTCGCCCTCTCCCTGCGCGACGAGCTCGAGGCGGAGGTGCTGCCGGACGGCCTCGTCGTCGACGTGGCGGGCGCGGGTGCCGACGCCGTGCCGCGCGACGAGTCGCACCTCGTGGTGCGGTCGATGCGTGCGGCCTTCGCGCTGATGGGGGAGCAGCCGCCCGGTCTGCGCCTGTCCTGCCGCAACGTGATCCCGCACGCGCGGGGGCTCGGCTCCTCGTCGGCGGCGATCGTCGCGGGGGTCGTGCTCGCCCGCGCGCTCGTGGCCGGTGGCCAGCTGCTCGCCTCCGACGACGCGCTGTTCGAGCTCGCCGCCGACCTCGAGGGCCACCCCGACAACGTCGCGCCGGCCTTCTACGGCGGCTTCGTCATCTCCGGTCGCGAGGACGGTCGCTGGTACGCCGTGCGCGCCGGCGTCGACCCGCGCGTCACGGCCGTCGTCTACGTCCCACCCACCGGTGTCGAGACCGTGGTCGCGCGCGGGCTGCTGCCCGGCTCTGTGCCCCACGCCGACGCTGCGGCCAACTCCGGTCGCGCCGCCCTCCTGGTCGCGGCCCTCACCGGGCAGCCCGAGCACCTGCTCGCGGCCACCCGCGACTGGCTGCACCAGGACCAGCGCGAGCCCGCGATGCCCGAGACGCTCGCCCTCGTACGCCGCCTGCGCAGCCACGGCGTACCCGCCGTCGTCTCCGGCGCCGGGCCCACCGTCCTGGCGTTCGGGACCACCGACACGGCCCCCCTGACCCAGCGGTGCCCGGACGGCTGGGCGTGCCACGACCTGGCGATCGAGCCCAGCGGCGCCGTCCTGCTAACCTGA
- the rho gene encoding transcription termination factor Rho — MTETASAAPETAEAGKPAKKAASKSAPRSGSRSAGLGSMLLADLKSMAAGLGIPGAGSMKKAQLVDAIRSAQGGGTQPKAEQAPAGQPRGEQATAEQPSSASAPAAEDPAPQTTVRTRTRKQRQAEQAEQRADRPADQPTDQPTDQDAEQSDQSAPRQRDRQQDKQQDKQQDKQPDRQQEKARQDKTDRQDRQDRQSRQDRQDRQDRQEQGGNEQQVQQQGQRQGKQSQQQAQQQHAQQQQAQQAQQQQSQQLDDDDDGEGGSRRNRRRRGRDRTPARAGGRNEPDTTILEDDVLVPAAGILDVLDNCAFVRTSGYLPGPEDVYLSLSMVRKYHLRRGDAVVGQVRQPREGERREKFNPMVRIDSVNGTEADGAKERAEFSDAVPVHPHQRLRLATDDANPTGRVIDIAAPVGKGQRGLILAPPRTGATSLLQSIAQSVTTNNPECHVMVVLVDTRPEEVTDFQRAVKGEVIASTFDRQPADHTLVAELAIERAKRLVELGHDVVVLLDSLTRLGRAYNLAAPANGRILGGVVDASAVHPTKEFFGAARKIEDGGSLTILAAVSVGTGSAIDEFFLEELTGTANLELVLSAERAARGILPAVDVTASGTRHEEKLLAPAEGAVVGDLRKQLAAADSAPAVAKVFGSR, encoded by the coding sequence GTGACCGAGACTGCCTCTGCCGCCCCCGAGACCGCTGAGGCGGGCAAGCCCGCCAAGAAGGCGGCCTCGAAGTCGGCCCCCCGGTCGGGCTCGAGGTCGGCCGGCCTCGGCTCGATGCTGCTCGCCGACCTGAAGTCGATGGCCGCCGGCCTCGGCATCCCCGGTGCCGGCTCGATGAAGAAGGCGCAGCTCGTCGACGCGATCAGGTCAGCCCAGGGCGGCGGCACCCAGCCGAAGGCCGAGCAGGCCCCCGCCGGGCAGCCGCGAGGTGAGCAGGCCACTGCCGAGCAGCCGAGCAGCGCGTCGGCGCCCGCCGCGGAGGACCCCGCTCCCCAGACGACGGTCCGCACCCGGACCCGCAAGCAGCGCCAGGCCGAGCAGGCCGAGCAGCGTGCCGACCGGCCCGCCGACCAGCCGACCGACCAGCCCACAGACCAGGACGCCGAGCAGTCCGACCAGTCCGCTCCCCGCCAGCGGGACCGGCAGCAGGACAAGCAGCAGGACAAGCAGCAGGACAAGCAGCCGGACCGGCAGCAGGAGAAGGCCCGGCAGGACAAGACGGACCGCCAGGACCGTCAGGACCGCCAGTCGCGCCAGGACCGCCAGGACCGCCAGGACCGCCAGGAGCAGGGCGGCAACGAGCAGCAGGTCCAGCAGCAGGGCCAGCGACAGGGCAAGCAGAGCCAGCAGCAGGCCCAGCAGCAGCACGCCCAGCAGCAGCAGGCCCAGCAGGCCCAGCAGCAGCAGAGCCAGCAGCTCGACGACGACGACGACGGCGAGGGCGGCAGCCGCCGCAACCGCCGCCGCCGCGGTCGCGACCGTACGCCCGCCCGCGCGGGTGGGCGCAACGAGCCGGACACCACGATCCTCGAGGACGACGTGCTGGTGCCGGCGGCCGGCATCCTCGACGTGCTCGACAACTGCGCCTTCGTGCGCACCTCGGGCTACCTGCCCGGCCCGGAGGACGTCTACCTGTCGCTGTCGATGGTGCGGAAGTACCACCTGCGCCGCGGCGACGCCGTCGTCGGCCAGGTGCGCCAGCCCCGCGAGGGCGAGCGCCGCGAGAAGTTCAACCCGATGGTGCGCATCGACAGCGTCAACGGCACCGAGGCCGACGGGGCCAAGGAGCGCGCCGAGTTCTCCGACGCGGTCCCGGTCCACCCGCACCAGCGCCTGCGACTCGCGACCGACGACGCCAACCCCACCGGGCGGGTCATCGACATCGCCGCTCCCGTGGGCAAGGGCCAGCGCGGGCTGATCCTCGCCCCGCCGCGCACGGGTGCCACCTCGCTGCTGCAGTCGATCGCCCAGTCGGTGACGACGAACAACCCCGAGTGCCACGTGATGGTGGTGCTGGTCGACACGCGCCCCGAGGAGGTCACCGACTTCCAGCGCGCCGTGAAGGGCGAGGTCATCGCCTCGACGTTCGACCGCCAGCCGGCCGACCACACCCTGGTCGCCGAGCTCGCCATCGAGCGCGCCAAGCGCCTCGTCGAGCTGGGCCACGACGTCGTCGTGCTGCTCGACTCGCTCACCCGGCTGGGCCGGGCCTACAACCTCGCCGCGCCAGCCAACGGCCGCATCCTCGGTGGCGTCGTGGACGCCTCGGCGGTGCACCCGACCAAGGAGTTCTTCGGCGCCGCCCGCAAGATCGAGGACGGCGGCTCGCTGACCATCCTTGCCGCGGTCTCCGTGGGCACCGGGTCGGCCATCGACGAGTTCTTCCTCGAGGAGCTCACCGGCACCGCCAACCTCGAGCTGGTGCTCAGCGCCGAGCGGGCGGCGCGGGGGATCCTGCCGGCCGTGGACGTCACGGCCTCGGGCACCCGGCACGAGGAGAAGCTGCTCGCCCCCGCGGAGGGCGCGGTCGTCGGTGACCTGCGCAAGCAGCTGGCCGCCGCCGACTCGGCTCCCGCCGTCGCGAAGGTCTTCGGCTCCCGCTGA